From a single Methanofollis sp. W23 genomic region:
- a CDS encoding PaaI family thioesterase has product MSYLEEIRARGREANPFFVMMGIDPVSYGNGEAELSMAVRPEMCNGAGWLQGGVYTSLADEAMALALFTVLKEDERIATISETTHFLAGVQDGTLRARGEVVRRGRRVAFADGEVSDQDGNTLSRTTASFAVMGPR; this is encoded by the coding sequence ATGAGTTATCTTGAGGAGATCAGGGCCAGGGGCCGGGAAGCAAACCCCTTCTTTGTCATGATGGGGATCGATCCCGTCTCATATGGGAACGGAGAGGCCGAACTCTCGATGGCGGTGAGGCCAGAGATGTGCAACGGAGCAGGATGGCTGCAGGGAGGGGTCTACACCTCCCTCGCCGACGAAGCGATGGCCCTCGCCCTCTTTACCGTCCTCAAAGAAGACGAAAGGATCGCCACCATCTCTGAGACGACACATTTCCTCGCGGGCGTCCAGGACGGCACCCTCAGGGCCAGAGGCGAAGTGGTGAGGAGAGGACGGCGCGTCGCCTTCGCCGATGGTGAAGTCTCTGACCAGGACGGGAACACCCTCTCCAGGACCACCGCCTCGTTTGCGGTGATGGGGCCCCGATGA
- a CDS encoding HD domain-containing protein has product MNDRCVKQKFAAEITDGEKVDDLFLLKTFEVKQKRDGSPYVRAEIGDVTGTLSCFLWGVQGCADQVTETASSMQVGAVYHVRGNAKTYNGSMQVSVNEGIADFAAPVPPMGLDPEDYLTSPLKGLDLKDGIFRTANEISDPVLRHLVLEAISSADGFFIKPAAKGRHHEYRGGLAEHTLEAARIARAACDATRTEIDRDLVIAGALLHDIGKACCFEEQGLGFAAQPEYDLIGHVTLGVSYIAPFAKRLPPEKAAHLLHILQSHHGPHGEVPCQTPEAWTVHFADLTSATLREAADDQADLAPGTGKRKGWRAGGPVWRFE; this is encoded by the coding sequence ATGAATGATAGGTGCGTGAAACAGAAGTTTGCAGCAGAGATCACTGACGGCGAGAAGGTGGACGACCTCTTCCTCCTCAAGACCTTCGAGGTGAAACAGAAGAGGGACGGGAGCCCGTACGTCAGGGCTGAGATCGGGGATGTCACCGGCACGCTCTCCTGCTTTCTCTGGGGGGTGCAGGGGTGCGCGGACCAGGTCACCGAGACCGCCTCCTCGATGCAGGTCGGTGCGGTCTACCACGTGAGAGGGAATGCAAAGACCTACAATGGTTCGATGCAGGTCTCGGTGAACGAGGGGATCGCCGACTTCGCCGCCCCGGTCCCTCCCATGGGCCTCGACCCTGAGGACTATCTCACGTCGCCGCTCAAGGGCCTGGACCTGAAGGACGGGATATTCAGGACGGCCAATGAGATCTCAGACCCGGTGCTCAGGCACCTGGTGCTTGAGGCGATCTCGTCGGCCGACGGGTTCTTCATCAAACCTGCGGCAAAGGGGAGGCACCACGAGTACAGGGGAGGGCTTGCAGAGCACACCCTTGAGGCCGCCAGGATCGCGCGGGCGGCCTGCGATGCCACCAGGACCGAGATCGACCGCGACCTGGTCATCGCCGGTGCCCTCCTTCACGACATCGGGAAGGCCTGCTGCTTCGAGGAGCAAGGACTTGGGTTTGCGGCACAGCCCGAGTACGACCTCATCGGGCATGTCACTCTCGGGGTCTCGTACATCGCGCCGTTCGCAAAACGCCTGCCCCCTGAGAAGGCTGCCCACCTTCTCCACATCCTCCAGTCCCACCATGGCCCGCACGGCGAGGTGCCCTGCCAGACCCCTGAGGCATGGACAGTCCACTTTGCCGACCTGACCAGCGCCACCCTCAGGGAGGCCGCGGACGACCAGGCCGATCTCGCCCCAGGAACAGGGAAGAGGAAAGGCTGGCGTGCAGGCGGCCCGGTCTGGCGCTTTGAGTGA
- the brxD gene encoding BREX system ATP-binding protein BrxD — MDEKKAESIGIINALRRGTVPAAGLERLAVGLEVEGRVIGEQLEYVATGGADVKFVRGDYGSGKTFLVARALEIARDQGYATAHVMISADTPLHKLSALYYRILSSLRTAEHENALKEIIDNWTFSIEEQIIDVEKTEEDEVLEAGTVARIEEALTDISTVNPALAAALRVYYTANNAGEFQLAQAALGWLSGEPHIGRDFRRAAGVKGEVDEVSALVFLQGIVRVIRGAGYRGLAVAVDEVETVQALPSNLRQRGYNNLRQIVDAVDRGQMPHCYFLFTGTPAFFEGSKGIRSLPPLYDRLKVVGDDGYTNPLQTQIELSPFDRPKLEAAAQKVCEVYSDAYGPVDRERVSHRFVRGMIDGVTSRFGGRVDVIPRVFLREFVDLLDKCELYTEYDPAQAYAFDAGKVKQELNEEEEAFFEVEF; from the coding sequence ATGGATGAGAAGAAGGCTGAAAGTATCGGGATCATCAACGCCCTCAGGCGGGGCACGGTCCCTGCCGCAGGGCTCGAACGACTTGCGGTTGGGCTCGAGGTCGAGGGGCGGGTGATCGGCGAGCAACTCGAATACGTCGCCACCGGCGGGGCAGACGTCAAGTTCGTGCGCGGCGACTATGGGAGCGGGAAGACCTTCCTGGTGGCGCGGGCACTTGAGATCGCACGAGATCAGGGGTATGCGACCGCCCACGTGATGATCTCGGCCGACACCCCGCTCCATAAGTTGAGCGCCCTCTATTACCGGATCCTCTCGTCCCTGCGGACGGCCGAGCACGAGAACGCCCTCAAGGAGATCATCGACAACTGGACCTTCTCGATCGAAGAACAGATCATCGATGTCGAGAAGACCGAGGAGGACGAGGTCCTGGAGGCCGGGACGGTGGCGCGGATCGAGGAGGCGCTCACCGACATCTCGACGGTGAACCCGGCGCTGGCGGCGGCGTTGCGGGTCTATTACACCGCCAACAACGCAGGAGAGTTCCAGCTCGCCCAGGCGGCGCTTGGCTGGCTCTCTGGCGAGCCCCATATCGGCCGCGACTTCCGTCGGGCGGCCGGGGTGAAGGGCGAGGTGGACGAGGTCTCGGCCCTGGTCTTTCTCCAGGGGATCGTGCGGGTGATCAGGGGGGCAGGCTACCGCGGACTTGCCGTGGCCGTCGACGAGGTCGAGACCGTCCAGGCCCTCCCCTCCAATCTGCGGCAGCGCGGTTACAACAACCTCCGCCAGATCGTCGACGCTGTCGACCGCGGTCAGATGCCCCACTGTTACTTCCTCTTCACCGGGACGCCGGCTTTCTTCGAGGGCTCGAAAGGGATCAGGTCGCTCCCGCCGCTGTACGACCGGCTGAAGGTCGTCGGGGACGACGGATATACCAACCCTCTCCAGACCCAGATCGAGCTCTCCCCCTTTGACAGGCCAAAACTCGAGGCGGCCGCCCAGAAGGTCTGCGAGGTCTACTCTGACGCCTATGGTCCGGTGGACAGGGAACGGGTCTCGCACCGTTTTGTGAGGGGGATGATCGACGGGGTCACCTCGCGCTTTGGCGGGCGGGTAGACGTTATCCCACGGGTCTTCCTGCGCGAGTTCGTCGATCTCCTGGACAAGTGCGAACTCTATACCGAGTACGACCCGGCACAGGCCTATGCCTTCGACGCCGGAAAGGTAAAGCAGGAACTGAACGAAGAGGAAGAGGCCTTCTTTGAGGTCGAGTTTTGA
- a CDS encoding ferredoxin, with protein MVLVTIEREECTSCALCWETCPEIFEESPDGRVQIREEYQTDGPDTGEIPDEIEDCAGDAADGCPVEIIEVGG; from the coding sequence ATGGTGCTGGTCACGATCGAGAGGGAGGAGTGCACGAGCTGTGCACTCTGCTGGGAGACCTGCCCGGAGATCTTTGAAGAGAGCCCAGACGGACGCGTCCAGATCAGGGAGGAGTACCAGACAGACGGCCCTGATACCGGCGAGATCCCGGATGAAATAGAGGACTGTGCGGGCGACGCCGCCGACGGGTGCCCGGTGGAGATCATCGAGGTCGGGGGGTGA
- a CDS encoding DHA2 family efflux MFS transporter permease subunit, whose translation MLLISAIALAAFMSALDGSIVNIALPTISEGFDISTGLVSWVSTIYLLVVTSSLLICGKLADIKGLKKIFLLGFVIFTLGSFLCGFLPGALNSFASLLGARVVQAIGGAMIAAIAPAMVSVFIPAEERGRSMGLVVTFASLGAAAGPFLGGLLTEFLSWHWIFFINVPVGIAAVALGARVIPNHQPGSGRSAGFDAPGAALLFAGMMTGVFALNMGTAMGFTSPLILLAGAVALTCAGLFIYHERRAEDPLLDLSLFTNRNFLYANLAVTLIMIAFAGSAFLLPFFLEYVKGLETFSAGMVMTAFSFAMMIGGPVAGSLFNRVGGRRLTLAGATLAALSFVILAGLHPDSPVIMVAGALGLLGFAIGLYVAPNNTMVMNTVRPEKRGMVSSLLNTERYGGQSLGIVLFELVLIQAVLSIVSHAEVTTESLASVTIDQKLAVLSAGFDMAFWAGAALAVLALGLSFLVREEEVPAEIEEETPAVAG comes from the coding sequence TTGCTCCTCATCTCCGCCATCGCCCTCGCGGCCTTCATGTCCGCCCTCGACGGCAGCATCGTGAACATCGCCCTCCCAACGATCTCGGAAGGGTTTGACATCTCGACCGGGCTCGTCTCATGGGTCTCGACGATCTATCTCCTGGTGGTGACGAGCAGTCTCCTGATCTGCGGGAAACTCGCCGACATCAAAGGTCTGAAAAAGATCTTTCTCCTGGGATTTGTCATCTTCACCCTTGGGTCGTTTCTCTGCGGCTTCCTCCCGGGCGCCCTCAACTCCTTTGCGTCGCTCCTCGGCGCCAGGGTCGTCCAGGCGATCGGCGGGGCGATGATCGCCGCCATCGCTCCGGCGATGGTCAGCGTCTTCATCCCGGCCGAAGAGCGGGGGCGGAGCATGGGGCTGGTGGTCACCTTCGCCTCGCTTGGCGCAGCGGCCGGGCCGTTCCTCGGCGGGCTTCTCACTGAGTTTCTCAGCTGGCACTGGATCTTCTTCATCAATGTCCCGGTCGGGATCGCGGCCGTGGCCCTGGGGGCGCGGGTCATCCCCAATCATCAACCTGGCTCAGGACGGTCGGCAGGGTTTGACGCACCTGGCGCCGCCCTCCTCTTTGCCGGTATGATGACCGGCGTCTTCGCCCTCAACATGGGGACCGCGATGGGGTTCACCTCGCCGCTGATCCTGCTGGCCGGCGCCGTCGCCCTGACCTGTGCCGGCCTCTTCATATACCATGAACGGCGTGCCGAAGACCCACTCCTCGACCTCAGTCTCTTCACCAACCGGAACTTCCTGTATGCAAACCTGGCGGTCACCCTGATCATGATCGCCTTTGCCGGGTCGGCCTTCCTCCTCCCCTTCTTCCTCGAATATGTCAAGGGGCTCGAAACCTTCTCGGCCGGGATGGTGATGACCGCCTTCTCGTTTGCCATGATGATCGGCGGACCGGTGGCTGGCTCGCTCTTCAACCGGGTCGGCGGTCGAAGGCTCACCCTGGCCGGCGCGACCCTGGCGGCCCTCAGTTTTGTCATCCTTGCCGGGCTCCACCCTGACAGCCCGGTGATCATGGTCGCGGGAGCACTCGGGCTCCTGGGGTTTGCGATCGGGCTCTATGTCGCCCCGAACAACACCATGGTGATGAACACGGTCAGGCCCGAGAAGCGGGGGATGGTCTCAAGCCTCCTCAACACCGAGCGCTATGGGGGCCAGTCCCTGGGGATTGTCCTCTTTGAACTGGTCCTCATCCAGGCCGTCCTCTCGATCGTCTCGCATGCCGAGGTGACCACCGAGTCGCTTGCCTCGGTCACCATCGACCAGAAACTCGCGGTCCTCTCGGCCGGGTTCGATATGGCCTTCTGGGCCGGGGCGGCGCTCGCGGTGCTGGCACTGGGGCTCTCGTTCCTGGTGAGAGAAGAAGAGGTGCCTGCTGAAATCGAAGAAGAGACTCCTGCGGTAGCAGGGTGA
- a CDS encoding flavodoxin family protein produces the protein MPPRDSPRILGVGGSPRRGGNTDLLLDRILEGAASAGAEVESVHLRDYTIEACTGCERCRKDLTCTRFFDGMHLLYPKLEGAQGLVIGSPTYNYNVTSMTKSFIDRLYPYYTFTGERPGGGYSSRLAGAGRAALVFSVCEQTDISEMGFTLEALSMPLEALGYEVAERFPVTGIFERGAVRRHEEIMDAAYEAGRRFARQIMAR, from the coding sequence ATGCCTCCGCGTGACTCCCCCCGCATCCTCGGCGTCGGGGGCAGTCCGCGCCGCGGCGGGAACACCGACCTCCTCCTCGACCGGATTCTCGAAGGGGCGGCGTCGGCAGGTGCGGAGGTGGAGAGCGTGCACCTCCGCGACTATACCATCGAGGCCTGCACCGGGTGCGAACGCTGCCGGAAAGACCTGACCTGCACCAGGTTCTTTGACGGCATGCACCTGCTCTATCCAAAACTGGAGGGTGCACAGGGCCTGGTGATCGGGTCGCCGACCTACAACTACAATGTCACCAGCATGACCAAGTCATTCATCGACCGCCTCTACCCCTACTACACCTTCACCGGTGAGCGGCCTGGCGGTGGATATTCGAGTCGCCTTGCGGGCGCCGGGCGTGCGGCACTGGTCTTTTCGGTCTGTGAGCAGACGGATATCAGTGAGATGGGGTTCACTCTTGAAGCGCTCTCGATGCCGCTCGAGGCGCTGGGGTATGAGGTGGCCGAACGGTTCCCGGTCACCGGGATCTTTGAGCGCGGGGCGGTGAGACGGCACGAGGAGATCATGGATGCGGCATATGAGGCCGGGCGGCGGTTTGCTCGCCAGATTATGGCCCGGTGA
- the mcrA gene encoding coenzyme-B sulfoethylthiotransferase subunit alpha, whose amino-acid sequence MAKIERAQKLFLKSLKEKFQGQDVQSEKTEFYNFDGVRQSPRKREFMEATKAIEAKRGISMYDPERCHLGGIPMGQRQLMTYEVSGTGTFVEGDDLHFVNNSAMQQFWDDIRRTVIVGMDMAHATLQKRLGKEVTPETINEYLHTLNHAMPGAAVVQEHMVETHPGLVDDCYVKVFTGDDDLADDIEPQFLLNIEKLFPAKQAEELKAEVGNSMYQAIHIPTIVSRTCDGGTTSRWSAMQIGMSFIAAYRMCAGEAAVADLSFAAKHAGVVQMGTILPARRARGPNEPGGIKFGLFSDIVQANRKYPNDPAKAALEVVGAGTMLFDQIWLGSYMSGGVGFTQYATAAYTDNILDEFTYYGMDYLKDKYGFDYTQPGQNMLKPTQDVVNDLATEVSLNAMEQYEQFPTMMEDHFGGSQRAGVMAAACGLTCSISTGNSNAGLNGWYLSMLLHKDAWSRLGFFGYDLQDQCGSANSLSMEPDRGLMGELRGPNYPNYAMNVGHQGEYAAIVGGAHYGRGDAYCYAPLVKITFADPSLQFDFAEPRKEFAKGAIREFEPAGERSLIISAKN is encoded by the coding sequence ATGGCAAAGATCGAGAGAGCCCAGAAACTGTTCCTCAAGTCACTGAAAGAGAAGTTCCAGGGACAGGACGTCCAGTCTGAGAAGACTGAGTTCTACAACTTTGACGGTGTCCGTCAGTCCCCGAGAAAGCGCGAGTTCATGGAAGCCACCAAGGCCATCGAGGCCAAGCGTGGTATCTCCATGTACGACCCTGAGCGCTGCCACCTTGGCGGTATCCCGATGGGTCAGCGCCAGCTGATGACCTACGAGGTCTCCGGCACCGGCACCTTCGTCGAGGGCGACGACCTGCACTTCGTCAACAACTCTGCGATGCAGCAGTTCTGGGACGACATCCGCAGGACCGTTATCGTCGGCATGGACATGGCCCACGCCACCCTCCAGAAGAGGCTCGGCAAGGAGGTCACTCCTGAGACGATCAACGAGTACCTCCACACTCTCAACCACGCCATGCCGGGCGCAGCCGTGGTTCAGGAACACATGGTCGAGACCCACCCGGGGCTTGTCGACGACTGCTACGTCAAGGTCTTCACCGGTGACGACGATCTCGCCGACGACATCGAACCCCAGTTCCTCCTCAACATCGAGAAGCTCTTCCCGGCCAAGCAGGCCGAGGAGCTGAAGGCCGAGGTCGGCAACTCGATGTACCAGGCAATCCACATCCCGACCATCGTCTCCAGGACGTGCGACGGCGGTACCACCTCCAGGTGGTCTGCGATGCAGATCGGGATGTCCTTCATCGCCGCGTACCGCATGTGCGCCGGTGAAGCGGCAGTCGCTGACCTGTCCTTCGCTGCAAAGCACGCCGGTGTCGTCCAGATGGGTACCATCCTCCCGGCCCGTCGTGCCCGTGGTCCGAACGAGCCAGGCGGTATCAAGTTCGGTCTCTTCTCCGATATCGTCCAGGCGAACCGGAAGTACCCGAACGACCCCGCAAAGGCGGCCCTCGAGGTCGTCGGTGCAGGCACCATGCTCTTCGACCAGATCTGGCTTGGTTCCTACATGTCTGGCGGTGTCGGGTTCACCCAGTACGCCACTGCGGCGTACACCGACAACATCCTTGATGAGTTCACCTACTACGGTATGGACTACCTCAAGGACAAGTACGGCTTCGACTACACCCAGCCTGGCCAGAACATGCTCAAGCCGACCCAGGACGTCGTCAACGACCTCGCCACCGAGGTCTCCCTCAACGCCATGGAGCAGTACGAGCAGTTCCCGACCATGATGGAAGACCACTTCGGTGGGTCCCAGCGTGCTGGTGTCATGGCCGCCGCCTGTGGTCTGACCTGCTCGATCAGTACCGGGAACTCCAACGCCGGTCTCAACGGCTGGTACCTCTCCATGCTCCTGCACAAGGACGCCTGGTCGAGGCTCGGGTTCTTCGGCTACGACCTGCAGGACCAGTGCGGTTCAGCCAACTCCCTCTCCATGGAGCCTGACCGCGGTCTGATGGGCGAACTTCGTGGCCCGAACTACCCGAACTACGCGATGAACGTCGGTCACCAGGGCGAGTACGCCGCCATCGTCGGCGGTGCTCACTATGGCCGTGGCGACGCCTATTGCTACGCTCCACTGGTCAAGATCACCTTCGCCGACCCGTCCCTCCAGTTCGACTTCGCCGAACCGAGGAAGGAGTTCGCAAAGGGTGCGATCCGCGAGTTCGAGCCTGCAGGCGAGCGCTCGCTCATCATCTCAGCCAAGAACTGA
- the mcrG gene encoding coenzyme-B sulfoethylthiotransferase subunit gamma, protein MAYKPQYGPGTSIVAQNRRNQMNPGYELQKLRSVTDEDVVLILGHRAPGAAYPTAHPPLAEQQEPEDPMRKIVKPTDGAKAGDRVRYVQFADSMFNAPSQPYQRTYSECYRFRAIDPGTLSGRQIVECRERDLDQYAKFLIETEMFDPATVGIRGATVHGHSLRLAEDGMMFDALQRCVLGDDGVVKYVKDQVGVPLDRPVEVGKPMDEKWLKEHTTMFHSLAGTGFREDQEYIEYIQRIHTLRTKYGFMPKEE, encoded by the coding sequence ATGGCATACAAACCACAGTATGGTCCGGGAACTTCGATTGTTGCCCAGAATAGGCGCAACCAGATGAACCCCGGCTATGAACTCCAGAAACTCCGTTCAGTAACTGATGAGGACGTCGTCCTTATCCTTGGACACCGTGCCCCTGGTGCGGCCTACCCGACGGCTCACCCGCCTCTGGCCGAGCAGCAGGAGCCCGAAGACCCGATGCGCAAGATCGTCAAGCCGACCGACGGTGCGAAGGCCGGCGATCGTGTCAGGTACGTCCAGTTTGCAGACTCCATGTTCAACGCGCCCTCGCAGCCGTACCAGAGGACATACAGTGAGTGCTACCGCTTCCGCGCCATCGACCCGGGTACCCTCTCTGGCCGTCAGATCGTCGAGTGCCGCGAGCGTGACCTTGACCAGTACGCCAAGTTCCTCATCGAGACCGAGATGTTCGACCCGGCCACCGTGGGCATCCGCGGTGCGACCGTGCACGGTCACTCTCTCCGTCTTGCAGAGGACGGCATGATGTTCGACGCCCTCCAGCGCTGTGTCCTCGGCGACGACGGTGTCGTCAAGTACGTCAAGGACCAGGTCGGTGTCCCCCTCGACCGCCCGGTCGAAGTCGGTAAGCCGATGGACGAGAAGTGGCTCAAGGAGCACACCACCATGTTCCACTCCCTCGCCGGGACCGGGTTCCGCGAGGACCAGGAATACATCGAATACATCCAGCGCATCCACACGCTGAGGACCAAGTACGGCTTCATGCCCAAGGAGGAGTGA
- the mcrD gene encoding methyl-coenzyme M reductase operon protein D produces the protein MPDSVFPQCRIVPLRLLSPATTERLLNQIAGIPGVRRAVINGPSLPVTIPYGPARGAANPNTNRQTIQVRGTEFEMRVQTGMVTLEVRDDTVIEAVRNACDEIFTAFPYTLQTGRQFMKSQASLVDYTKYGPNADEFIIGLTDPRRHDSPVIIPAAACNDNGGGLSDQTQTEHTSNYSN, from the coding sequence TTGCCTGATTCAGTCTTCCCCCAGTGCAGGATCGTCCCACTGCGGCTCCTCTCCCCTGCGACGACGGAGCGTCTCCTCAACCAGATTGCAGGGATCCCGGGGGTGCGCCGGGCTGTCATCAACGGCCCCTCCCTCCCGGTCACTATTCCCTATGGTCCAGCACGAGGAGCAGCAAATCCCAATACCAACAGACAGACGATCCAGGTCCGCGGCACCGAATTTGAGATGCGGGTCCAGACCGGTATGGTCACCCTCGAGGTCAGAGACGACACAGTCATCGAGGCCGTACGGAACGCCTGTGACGAGATCTTCACGGCCTTCCCATATACCCTCCAGACCGGACGCCAGTTCATGAAGAGCCAGGCATCCCTGGTGGACTACACCAAGTACGGTCCCAACGCCGACGAGTTCATCATCGGACTCACCGACCCGAGACGACATGACAGCCCTGTCATCATCCCGGCCGCGGCATGCAACGACAATGGGGGAGGACTGTCTGATCAGACGCAGACAGAACATACTTCAAATTATTCCAATTGA
- the mcrB gene encoding coenzyme-B sulfoethylthiotransferase subunit beta, which yields MAAYSETIDLYSDDGKLLKSGVTLDKVSPLVNPATSKIIDLTKRTINVNLAGIENSLKAAKLGGGKIRGRELDLPIMENKDNIVARIKEMVQVEEGDDTEILEFNNGQLLLVQVPKKRLDNAATYDAALTAVASATTYSIVEEFDIDMFNASTVKAACWGAYPQTMDVKGSNVTSILNIPQNNEGLGFALRNIPVNHYVMMTGRNSLQGAALASTLETAGEFEMGEAIGPFERNQLLNYAFQGLNANNMVYDLVKANGENGTVGTVVQSLVERAIEDKVITPGKKGGYFQFYNTNDPMLWNAYVAAGSLAATVVNCGAGRFAQAVSSTLLYFNDLIEHETGLPSCDFGRMMGTAVGFSFFSHSIYGGGGPGIFNGNHVVTRHANGVAIPCAVAACALDAGTQMFSPEGSSKVMGETYGQIDVFNKPIDQIAKGVDLIA from the coding sequence ATGGCAGCATATTCAGAAACCATCGATCTCTATTCAGATGACGGTAAACTGCTGAAAAGCGGAGTTACCCTCGACAAGGTCAGCCCGTTGGTGAACCCTGCGACCAGCAAGATCATCGACCTGACCAAGCGTACAATCAATGTCAATCTCGCTGGCATTGAGAACAGCCTCAAGGCCGCAAAGCTCGGCGGAGGTAAGATCAGGGGGCGTGAACTCGACCTCCCGATCATGGAGAACAAGGACAACATCGTTGCCAGGATCAAGGAGATGGTCCAGGTCGAGGAGGGTGACGACACCGAGATCCTCGAATTCAACAACGGCCAGCTCCTCCTTGTCCAGGTGCCGAAAAAGCGCCTCGACAATGCAGCCACTTACGACGCTGCACTTACGGCAGTCGCCTCGGCGACCACCTACTCGATCGTCGAAGAGTTCGACATCGACATGTTCAACGCGTCCACCGTCAAGGCGGCCTGCTGGGGTGCATACCCACAGACCATGGACGTCAAGGGCAGCAACGTCACTTCCATCCTCAACATCCCCCAGAACAACGAAGGCCTCGGCTTCGCTCTGAGGAACATCCCGGTCAACCACTATGTCATGATGACCGGCAGGAACTCCCTCCAGGGTGCCGCTCTTGCGTCCACCCTCGAGACCGCTGGTGAGTTCGAGATGGGCGAGGCAATCGGTCCCTTCGAACGCAACCAGCTCCTTAACTACGCCTTCCAGGGCCTCAACGCCAACAACATGGTCTACGACCTGGTCAAGGCAAACGGCGAGAACGGCACCGTCGGTACGGTGGTCCAGTCCCTCGTCGAGCGTGCGATCGAGGACAAGGTCATCACTCCAGGCAAGAAGGGCGGGTACTTCCAGTTCTACAACACGAACGACCCGATGCTCTGGAACGCCTACGTCGCTGCCGGTTCCCTTGCCGCCACGGTTGTCAACTGTGGTGCTGGCCGGTTTGCACAGGCAGTCTCCTCGACCCTCCTGTACTTCAACGACCTCATCGAGCACGAGACTGGCCTGCCGTCCTGCGACTTCGGCCGCATGATGGGTACCGCCGTCGGTTTCTCCTTCTTCAGCCACTCTATCTACGGTGGCGGCGGTCCGGGTATCTTCAACGGCAACCACGTCGTGACCAGACACGCCAACGGCGTCGCGATTCCGTGCGCGGTTGCCGCCTGTGCTCTCGATGCAGGCACCCAGATGTTCTCACCTGAGGGCTCCTCAAAGGTCATGGGCGAGACCTACGGCCAGATCGACGTCTTCAACAAGCCGATCGACCAGATCGCCAAGGGCGTGGATCTGATTGCCTGA
- a CDS encoding flavodoxin family protein, translating into MRILGINGSPRGPASRTRRLVEGVLGGAATAGAETEYIDIAAYTIRPCVGCTLCYQTGECPKMDDFLKVYEKMLDADGIVLGSPNYINNVSAQLKLLLDRMADAIHCQRFVGKYGCAVSTAGGSGAEDVAAYLNQTLRVLGATTIGAVGVDLGTESDALSAGGERAHRLGTDLVAAIGERRKYPDQETFHQEMEAHMRALVEANKETWRHEYDTWAARPRT; encoded by the coding sequence ATGAGAATTCTTGGCATCAACGGGAGCCCACGAGGCCCGGCGAGCAGGACTCGACGCCTCGTCGAGGGCGTCCTGGGCGGGGCCGCCACGGCCGGGGCAGAGACCGAGTATATCGATATCGCGGCCTACACGATCAGGCCCTGTGTGGGCTGCACCCTCTGCTACCAGACCGGTGAGTGCCCAAAGATGGATGACTTCCTCAAGGTCTACGAAAAGATGCTCGACGCCGACGGGATCGTCCTCGGCTCACCCAACTACATCAACAATGTCTCGGCCCAGCTCAAACTCCTTCTCGACCGGATGGCCGATGCGATCCACTGCCAGCGGTTTGTCGGGAAGTACGGGTGTGCAGTCTCGACCGCCGGGGGGTCAGGGGCCGAGGACGTGGCCGCATACCTGAACCAGACCCTCCGCGTCCTTGGAGCCACCACCATCGGGGCGGTCGGGGTCGACCTCGGGACTGAATCGGACGCCCTCTCTGCCGGCGGGGAGCGGGCCCACCGGCTCGGCACCGATCTTGTGGCCGCAATCGGTGAACGCCGGAAGTACCCGGACCAGGAGACCTTCCACCAGGAGATGGAAGCACATATGCGTGCCCTTGTCGAGGCGAACAAAGAGACCTGGAGGCACGAGTACGACACCTGGGCTGCAAGGCCCAGGACATGA
- a CDS encoding Mut7-C RNAse domain-containing protein: MSGRSEERAKFLADRMLGTLTRRLRLMGYDTLSANSLFPGSRREDTVLLEIARTQGRILLTRDAELARRAGEQGVLVRSEQVDEQVAHLLGLGLVSLHLSFDRCSLCNTPLRPARRREIEGAAYAPEAREGLSFFWCPVCHRLYWMGSHTRRMREEMEKAGDE; the protein is encoded by the coding sequence TTGTCAGGTCGGTCTGAAGAGAGGGCAAAATTCCTTGCGGACCGGATGCTCGGCACCCTGACCAGGCGGCTGCGGCTGATGGGGTACGACACGCTCAGCGCCAATTCGCTCTTCCCAGGGAGCAGGCGCGAGGACACAGTGCTCCTTGAGATCGCAAGGACCCAGGGACGCATCCTCCTCACCCGGGACGCCGAACTTGCAAGGCGTGCAGGTGAACAGGGGGTTCTGGTCAGGTCAGAGCAGGTCGACGAGCAGGTGGCGCACCTCTTGGGCCTGGGACTGGTCAGCCTGCACCTCTCCTTTGACCGGTGCTCGCTCTGCAACACCCCCCTCAGGCCGGCGCGCCGCCGCGAGATCGAGGGGGCCGCATATGCGCCAGAGGCCAGAGAGGGACTCTCGTTCTTCTGGTGTCCGGTCTGTCACCGCCTCTACTGGATGGGCTCGCATACCAGGCGGATGCGGGAAGAGATGGAAAAAGCAGGGGACGAATAG